Proteins encoded together in one Cyprinus carpio isolate SPL01 chromosome B14, ASM1834038v1, whole genome shotgun sequence window:
- the LOC109102549 gene encoding sterol-4-alpha-carboxylate 3-dehydrogenase, decarboxylating-like yields the protein MATRLRPSSKRCAVIGGSGFLGRHLVERLMDRGYTVNVFDIRQAYELPGVTFHQGDLCDRQALLLALKEVSVVFHCASPAPASDDRALFQRVNIDGTRTVIQACHEAGVQKLILTSSASVVFEGADIKNGREDLPYAKKPIDYYTETKIQQEKLVLEACSKDQGFLTVAIRPHGIFGPRDPQLVPILVDTARRGKMKFIIGDGSNLVDFTFVENVVHGHILAAEHLKADSPLCGQAYHITNDEPVRFWDFMSQILVGLGYSAPRYHLPYTLVYGIALLLWLMAVLLRPLIRIKPTFTPMRVALAGTHHYYSCARAKKDMGYQPLVPLREAIVRTVESYPHLRKGA from the exons ATGGCAACTCGTTTGAGACCA AGCAGCAAGCGCTGTGCTGTCATCGGAGGATCTGGGTTTTTGGGCAGGCACCTGGTGGAGCGTCTAATGGACAGAGGATACACAGTGAATGTGTTTGATATCAGACAGGCCTATGAGCTTCCAGGAGTGACGTTTCATCAAGGGGACTTGTGTGACAGACAG GCCTTGCTGCTGGCTTTGAAAGAAGTGTCTGTAGTGTTTCACTGTGCTTCACCTGCTCCGGCCAGCGATGACCGCGCTCTGTTTCAGAGGGTTAATATTGATGGGACACGGACGGTCATACAGGCCTGTCACGAGGCAGGAGTACAG AAATTGATATTGACCAGCAGCGCTAGTGTGGTGTTTGAAGGAGCTGACATCAAGAATGGGAGAGAGGATTTGCCTTACGCAAAAAAGCCAATTGATTATTATACAGAGACTAAAATCCAACAGGAAAAG CTGGTGTTGGAGGCCTGCAGTAAAGACCAGGGTTTCCTCACTGTTGCTATTCGTCCTCATGGCATCTTTGGCCCCCGGGACCCTCAGTTAGTGCCCATCCTGGTAGATACAGCCCGCAGAGGAAAGATGAAGTTCATCATCGG AGATGGATCCAACCTTGTGGACTTCACCTTTGTGGAGAATGTAGTTCATGGGCATATTTTAGCAGCTGAACACCTCAAGGCTGATTCTCCGCTCTGCGGTCAG GCTTACCACATAACCAACGATGAGCCGGTGCGTTTCTGGGACTTCATGTCACAGATTCTGGTGGGTCTGGGCTACAGTGCTCCTCGATACCACCTGCCCTACACACTGGTCTATGGGATAGCCCTGCTGCTGTGGCTGATGGCTGTGCTGCTGCGGCCGCTGATCCGGATCAAGCCCACCTTCACCCCTATGAGAGTAGCTCTGGCTGGCACCCACCACTACTACAGCTGCGCTCGGGCCAAAAAGGACATGGGTTACCAGCCCCTGGTGCCTTTACGAGAGGCAATAGTGCGCACTGTGGAGAGCTACCCACATCTGCGGAAGGGAGCGTGA